The Desulfuromonas versatilis genome has a segment encoding these proteins:
- a CDS encoding DNA-3-methyladenine glycosylase I: MTDLCRCPWVDPSKPDYLAYHDQEWGVPVHDDRLQFEFLLLEGAQAGLSWYTVLRKRQNYREAFDGFDAEKIARYDQAKIEALLQNPGIIRNRAKIQAAVLNARGYLAIREQFGSFDAYLWGFVDGRPIVNELRTLADYAATSRQSDLMSRDLKQRGFKFVGSTIVYAHMQAVGMVNDHTLGCFRRREIIDGYGEAAGG; encoded by the coding sequence ATGACCGATCTCTGCCGATGTCCCTGGGTCGACCCGAGCAAGCCCGATTACCTCGCCTACCACGACCAGGAGTGGGGCGTTCCGGTCCACGACGACCGCCTGCAGTTCGAGTTTTTGCTCCTCGAGGGCGCCCAGGCGGGGTTGAGCTGGTACACGGTGCTGCGCAAGCGCCAGAACTACCGCGAAGCCTTCGACGGCTTCGATGCGGAAAAGATCGCCCGCTACGACCAGGCGAAGATCGAGGCGCTGCTGCAGAACCCGGGGATCATCCGCAACCGCGCCAAGATCCAGGCGGCGGTCCTCAACGCCCGGGGCTATCTCGCCATCCGCGAGCAGTTCGGCAGCTTCGACGCCTATCTCTGGGGGTTTGTCGACGGCCGGCCGATCGTCAACGAACTGCGCACCCTGGCCGACTATGCCGCCACATCGAGGCAGTCCGACCTGATGAGCCGCGACCTCAAGCAGCGCGGCTTCAAATTCGTCGGCTCGACCATCGTCTATGCCCACATGCAGGCCGTCGGCATGGTCAACGACCACACCCTGGGCTGCTTCCGGCGCCGAGAAATCATTGATGGGTACGGTGAGGCGGCTGGAGGGTGA